The DNA sequence TATTTATTGGTATAATGAAAATCTTAATGGATCTATCTTAGATGAATTTTACAAAAAAGGATATAAAATTTTTCGATGAAGCAATAAAAGAGGCTAATATAGCGTATTCAATTGGTGAAGTCCCTGTGGGAGCAGTAGTTGTTTTAGATAATAAGATAATATCTAGAGGCTATAACATGAAGGAGAGCACTAAAAATCCTTTATATCACGCTGAAATTGTTGCTTTAAAAAAAGCCTCTGAAATATTAGGTGATTGGAGGTTAAATCATAGTAGTTTATATGTGACCTTAGAGCCGTGTATTATGTGTTGTGGCGCAATTATCCATTTTAGGGTAGAGAAAGTATTTTTTTGCCTTCCCGATGAGAAATTTGGTGGTGTAATTTCTAATGCCCATATATTTGATATAAATAGTTTAAACCATAGAGTTAGTTATTACTATGGTTATAATGAAGAATATATTAAAGATTTATTAAAGAGCTTTTTTAGAAATCTAAGAAAGCCCAAAACTTCTACACTAAACTAACAATTTATTATTCTGAACTTAAAGATTTTATTTATTGATAGCTTTTTTTAGAGCAATCAATATATTATCAATATCTTTATAGCTAAAATCACTCCTTAGACTAATCCTTATTCTTGGTGTTTTTACAGAAGGGTTTCTGGCAAGGGTTGCAAAAATATTATCATTCAACAAAAGACTATGGGCATTAATAGCTTCACTATTATTATCAAAGGGTATTGTAAAAATATGGCTCTCTTTCGAGATAACTGGAATATTAGAATTTTCTAACCCGTCTCTAAATTTTTTGGAGAGATTGATTAAATTTTTATATAATGATTTATTTTGTTCAATTATTTCAATTGATTTAAGGTTTGCTCCTACTACAGCTGGTGGTAATCCAGTTGTAAAAATTAAGGATCTTGCTTTATTTACAAGGTAGTCATAGATTATTTTATTTGTACAGATGTAAGCCCCAAAGCTACCAAGAGCCTTACTAAAGGTTCCCATGTTTATATCAAAAGCCTCTCTAGCATTGCATGCATGGATATAGCCACGACCATCACCATAAATACCCGTAGTATGTGCTTCATCTGCTATTAACATACAATCAGTTTTATTTTTAATCTCTACTAATTCATTAATATAGGCAAAATCTCCGTCCATACTAAAGAGTGTATCTGTTGCTATGAATTTATATTTTTGATTATTATATTTTTTTATTAAATAATCCAAATGTTCTATATCCCTATGTTTATATACAACACATTTTGCCTTACTTAATGCAATACCGTCAATAATGCTTGCGTGATTTAATTCATCTGAAAAGACTATAGAATTTTCATCTAGTAATGTTGAATATATAGCTAGGTTTGCGGTATAACCAGAGTTCATAACTAAACATTTATCATAGCCTTTGAAATTTGCCATCTTTTCTTCTAAATAGTCATATATCCTATAATTTCCAGAAACTATTCTAGATGCACCAGCTGATAAACCGTAATCATTTAAACATCTTATAGAAAAATTCTTTATCTCAGTATTATCTGATAGGCCTAAGTAATCATTGCTAGAACAGTTAAGATAGGCAGAACCATTTATATAAATAAATTTATTTTTTTTGTAATT is a window from the Deferribacterota bacterium genome containing:
- a CDS encoding 8-amino-7-oxononanoate synthase, encoding MSQEIYSLLINKLKRVEKENLLRRIPPVNYKKNKFIYINGSAYLNCSSNDYLGLSDNTEIKNFSIRCLNDYGLSAGASRIVSGNYRIYDYLEEKMANFKGYDKCLVMNSGYTANLAIYSTLLDENSIVFSDELNHASIIDGIALSKAKCVVYKHRDIEHLDYLIKKYNNQKYKFIATDTLFSMDGDFAYINELVEIKNKTDCMLIADEAHTTGIYGDGRGYIHACNAREAFDINMGTFSKALGSFGAYICTNKIIYDYLVNKARSLIFTTGLPPAVVGANLKSIEIIEQNKSLYKNLINLSKKFRDGLENSNIPVISKESHIFTIPFDNNSEAINAHSLLLNDNIFATLARNPSVKTPRIRISLRSDFSYKDIDNILIALKKAINK
- a CDS encoding nucleoside deaminase gives rise to the protein MNFTKKDIKFFDEAIKEANIAYSIGEVPVGAVVVLDNKIISRGYNMKESTKNPLYHAEIVALKKASEILGDWRLNHSSLYVTLEPCIMCCGAIIHFRVEKVFFCLPDEKFGGVISNAHIFDINSLNHRVSYYYGYNEEYIKDLLKSFFRNLRKPKTSTLN